The Cellulophaga lytica DSM 7489 nucleotide sequence ACGATTAATACCTCGTATAACTATAGATAGAGAGGATAAGGTTGTAGAGATTGAGCAATTTGAAGAGTTATCGTCTAAAGGTGTTTTATACGATATGCCTAAAGAAGCTTTCCCGCAAAAGAATGAAACCTTTAATCTAACTACAGATTCAGAAATTGTTGAACGGTCTATTATAAGAGCCAGAAAAAAACAGAATGAATGGCCTAACTTTCAGTTGTTATATGACCTGAATCCCATTGCCAAATGGATGCAATACAAGTTGCTAGCACAAGTAGATCGTGGTAAAGCGCTAGTTGCAAGATTACGAGAGCCATTACCTAAAAACACTGCTTGGTTTGTGTTTCAAGGTATTACTTCTAACCAGCAAGGAAAGCCTATGTTTTCTAAAACCTTTGTAATAGGTAAATCTTTTGATGGTGCTAGCGTTGGAAATTTAGAAACCTTCAATGAGTTTTTAAACCAGTTTCGCTTAAATGATAGGTTGACAGAATTAGAAACTACTAACGAGCAACTCGATAAAATTAAATCCTTACTACCTGAAGCAGTAAAAAGAGGCGAACAATTGTATAAATACACATTACAAGGTGGGCTTGAAGATGAGCTGGAAGAGAAATTAGAAAGCTATCAAGAAAAATTAGAATCTTGGTTAACCGCTTCTGAAGCACAAATGGAACTAAAATTTGGCGATGAAACATCCGGTTCCTTCCATAAAAAGAAAAGACAACGCGAAGTGAATTACGTGAAGGAACAAATGGATGAGTTCTACAATGAATTTTTCCAATTAGAAAACGAACCCTTTTTAAGAGTACTAGCAGTATTTTTTAATGCATAACAACTAATGATAGAATTTTTAGAAAATATAGGCGATTACTTTTCTCAGCATTTCTTTGATGAAGATTTCCCGAAGAAAGTATTTGATAAATCGGGCTATGGTGCAGACCACATTAAGGAATTTACTAGTAAGATAGCGCCATTAAGTGAGAAGTATTATAAGTTTAAAAACGATTACTTAAACCTACGTAGAACTAAGGACAAAGTAAAAAGAACCCACGATTTCCATACCCAATTATTGCAAGCACTAGGATACATAAATGGCGTGCGTGCTTATGATGAACCTGTGGTGATGGATGATAAAAAAATCATCCCAATACGTTATAGATTTAACAAGAATGACAAGCCATATTTGTACATAATGGAGATGCAGCCTATGATTCAAGTAGGTGAAGTAGACGCAGATGGGCTGTATGAACAAAGCTACATAAAGGAGGACTGGGAGAAAGTTCTTCCAGACTCTTGGGATGGTTATGACATACGACCAGAAGTTATAAAAGAAGCGCTGTCAGAATTGTTTTTACTGCCAGAAGAAGAGCGTCCGGTTTATTTAATAATGCTTGCAGGACCCAAAATATTTCTGATTCAATATGAAAAATGGAAGTTTGATAGCTATTTACTTTTTGATCTAGAAGAGCTTTTTACAGTAACTAAAACGGCTTCAAATAAAAATTTACTAGCGCTATTTTATGCACTTCTCGCTAAAAAGCAATTCATTTCGGAAACCGAAAGTGTTCTAGTAGGTTTAGAAGAAGATGCGCACAAAGCCAGTTATGGTGTTACGGTTACTTTAAAAAGTGCCGTAATCTATGCGGTAGAAGCCCTAGCAAATGAAGCCATATATTATAAATCATCACAAGCCAAAACCTTAGAAGCTAAAAAGGAAATCGTTACCCTACTTGATAATGACAACTTTGCAAGAGAACTTAAGGATGAATGTCTAGAAATGGTATATCGCTTACTGTTTTTATTCTATGCAGAGTCCCGAGCAGATCTTGAGATATTACCTATCAAAGACAGTACGTATCAAAAAGGCTATAGTCTAGAAATGTTACGCGATCTTGAGATGGTGCCTTTAACTACAGACTCGTCCCGTAATGGTTATTTCTTTTCAGAGAGTTTATGGAAGCTTTTTGACTTTTTACATACTGGATCAGATTTAAAAGATGGTTTCCAGATGCGACCTTTAGACTCGCCATTGTTTGACAATGCATCTTTAAAGCAGTTAAAAGGCATCCAGTTTCGTAATAAGATATTACAAGAAATTGTGGTGCGTTTATCACTTTCAGAACGCACAAAAAATAAAGGACGTGGTAGAATTTCGTATGCTAATCTTGGTATTAACCAGTTGGGAAGTGTGTACGAGAGTTTATTATCGTACTCTGGTTTTTTTGCCAGAGAAGACCTTATCGAGGTTAAAAACGCTAAAGATAAAAACGGGACAGACGGTACCTTTTTAGTGCCAAAAACAAGGCGTGATGATTTCAAGGAATCAGAGATTTTAAAGCACGAAGAGTATCCAGAACAAGACGTTATTATCCCTAAAGGACATTTTGTGTATCGCTTGAACGGTCGTGATCGTAAAAACTCAGCATCGTATTATACGCCAGAAGTACTTACACAAACCACTGTAAAGTACACGCTTAAAGGCATTATAGAACGCCTTAAAGAAAAACAAGCTATTGTAGATGGTGTACTTACTGGTGAAGCCTGTGCAGACGAGATTTTAAAACTTAAGATACTAGAACCAGCAATGGGTGCAGCAGCCTTCCATAATGAGGTGATTAACCAGCTGGCTGTTGCTTATTTAGAGCTAAAAGAAAATGAAGAACAAGCAGCTGGTCGCAAGCGCATTACACCTGGTATTTATAAAGACGAGCTACAAAAGGTAAAAGCCTACATCGCCGCAAATAATGTGTATGGTGTAGACCTTAACCCAACTGCGGTAGAGCTAGGTAAACTATCCTTATGGCTTAACTGTATGCATAAAAATATGGAAACGCCATTTTTTGCGCACCGTTTAGGTGCTGGTAATGCAGTTGTGGGTGCCTGGTTAAAAGTATATAACGATAAAGACTGTTTAGAGGAGTTTCCTGTTTTGGCAAACGGTAAAATTGGTAAAAAACCCATTCCAAAACCGTGGTGGGACAAAGCTCCTAAACGTGTAATGTGGAATAAGAAGGGTACGCTTTCGCGAAAGCAAAATCAAATCTATCATTTTCTATTACCAGATGATAATATGGTACCGAGTTATGGTATTAAATTATTGAAAAATGAGTTAACCGAAGTTGAACAAAAAGCGTTTAAAGACTGGCGTAATGAGTTCAAAAAACCATTAACCAGAGTTGAATTAAATAGACTAGAAAAGATAAGTAACGTTATAGATTACTTGCTAGAAGAACATTACAAACAGCAAATGGGTATGGTAAAAGATACCGCATCTGTTTATCAAGTATATGGGCAACCTAATCCTCAAACAACTACTAAAGGCTATGACGAAAAGGAAAGACTAACAGACTCTCGTAAAGACCGTTCTGCACCTTACTTTAAGTTAAAAATGATTTTAGACTACTGGTGTAGTTTATGGTTTTGGGATGTGCGCGATGTTAGATTATTGCCCAACCGTACAGAATGGTATAACGAAGTAGAATCTATACTACAAATAGACAGCAACGAGCTACTTGCAGATGGGTCGTCGCAAGACATCAAAGACCAAATACGTAAAAAAGCCCGAGCAGGTACCTTATTTGATACTAGCGACCGTATTGATAATATTGAGCAGTTAGCCCAACAGCATCGCTTTTTTCATAATGAGATTGAGTTTGTAGAAGTCTTTTATGAGCGTGGCGGTTTTGATGTCATTGTAGGGAATCCGCCTTGGGTGAGTATAACAATGGATGAAGCAGGTATACTATCAGAAAAAAATCCCGAAATTTTCATTAAGAAAATGTCAGCTTCCCAAGTAAAAAAATTAGCACCAAAAATTTTGGAAAACGATGTTAAATTAAATGAGGATTTTAAAAAGGAATTCATATGGGCTCAATCTACAAAGCAATTCTTAGGCGCAATACAAAATTATCCTTTGTTGCAAGGTCATAGGAATAATTTATATAAATCAATTTTAACTAATACTTTCGATTTATCCTCAGAAAATGGTTCAATTGGATTGATTCATCCTGATGGCATTTATGACAATCCTAAAGGGCAAAAACTAAGAAAAACCTTATACAAAAGACTTGATTATCACTTTCAATTTCAAAATAAACTTATGTTATTTTCTGAAATAAAGGATAAAATTATTTACAGTATAAATATATATTCGTCGCCTTCTGAAATAAATTTCAAAAACATAAATAATCTTTTTTCAGTATCTACCATTGTAAACTCATTTGGCCATAGTGGTTTAGGTATTTGTGGAGGGTTGAAAGAAAAAAATGTATTGAATAATCAATTTGAATGGAATACCTCTCCACATAAAAGTCGAATTGT carries:
- a CDS encoding Eco57I restriction-modification methylase domain-containing protein, with protein sequence MIEFLENIGDYFSQHFFDEDFPKKVFDKSGYGADHIKEFTSKIAPLSEKYYKFKNDYLNLRRTKDKVKRTHDFHTQLLQALGYINGVRAYDEPVVMDDKKIIPIRYRFNKNDKPYLYIMEMQPMIQVGEVDADGLYEQSYIKEDWEKVLPDSWDGYDIRPEVIKEALSELFLLPEEERPVYLIMLAGPKIFLIQYEKWKFDSYLLFDLEELFTVTKTASNKNLLALFYALLAKKQFISETESVLVGLEEDAHKASYGVTVTLKSAVIYAVEALANEAIYYKSSQAKTLEAKKEIVTLLDNDNFARELKDECLEMVYRLLFLFYAESRADLEILPIKDSTYQKGYSLEMLRDLEMVPLTTDSSRNGYFFSESLWKLFDFLHTGSDLKDGFQMRPLDSPLFDNASLKQLKGIQFRNKILQEIVVRLSLSERTKNKGRGRISYANLGINQLGSVYESLLSYSGFFAREDLIEVKNAKDKNGTDGTFLVPKTRRDDFKESEILKHEEYPEQDVIIPKGHFVYRLNGRDRKNSASYYTPEVLTQTTVKYTLKGIIERLKEKQAIVDGVLTGEACADEILKLKILEPAMGAAAFHNEVINQLAVAYLELKENEEQAAGRKRITPGIYKDELQKVKAYIAANNVYGVDLNPTAVELGKLSLWLNCMHKNMETPFFAHRLGAGNAVVGAWLKVYNDKDCLEEFPVLANGKIGKKPIPKPWWDKAPKRVMWNKKGTLSRKQNQIYHFLLPDDNMVPSYGIKLLKNELTEVEQKAFKDWRNEFKKPLTRVELNRLEKISNVIDYLLEEHYKQQMGMVKDTASVYQVYGQPNPQTTTKGYDEKERLTDSRKDRSAPYFKLKMILDYWCSLWFWDVRDVRLLPNRTEWYNEVESILQIDSNELLADGSSQDIKDQIRKKARAGTLFDTSDRIDNIEQLAQQHRFFHNEIEFVEVFYERGGFDVIVGNPPWVSITMDEAGILSEKNPEIFIKKMSASQVKKLAPKILENDVKLNEDFKKEFIWAQSTKQFLGAIQNYPLLQGHRNNLYKSILTNTFDLSSENGSIGLIHPDGIYDNPKGQKLRKTLYKRLDYHFQFQNKLMLFSEIKDKIIYSINIYSSPSEINFKNINNLFSVSTIVNSFGHSGLGICGGLKEKNVLNNQFEWNTSPHKSRIVQIESKSLKILQELFEPGANYESAKLPSIHSEDILKILEKLKENGGTLSDIKFFSTDCWNEVNSQNQGVIEKKVHYPTLDNFEFIYSGPHFFTANPFYRNPQIMVNNHNDYDIINLNLIDQNFIPRTIFTRYEDSDLFKNRVVGLDNWIFTYRLAMGKMIDTMSERTLQSTIIAPYTSHTNSVISIQTKSEFELLQLSGLSFSLVMDFYIKSLGKSNIYDNTIRNLIFGLDDIFLIFLNSRTLLLNCLSSAYQSLWERNWNEDFKKDSWSKKDTRLKPFNDLTKEWKWETPLRNWFERRQALVEIDVITAMALGLSLEELILMYNVQFPVLQQNEDDTWYDATGNIVFTVSKGLVGVGLDRSGWNSIKDMKAGETYEHTITKSELYQGKTITYHAPFTKCDRVEDYKTAWAHFENIFKTEEAVV